The Streptomyces collinus DNA segment CACCTCCAGCGAGGCGTTCATGTTCTTCGCGACCGCGGCGGCGGGACCGCGCAGCACGACCTGCTCGGGGCCCGAGGGGGCCTCGGCGGCGGGCTCGGCCTTCTTCGGGGCCGCGGCCGGCTTGGCGGCGGGCTTCGCGGCCGGGGCGGCCTGCGCCGGAGCGGGGGCCTGGGCCGGGGCCTGCGCGGCGGGCTTCGCCTGGGCCGGAGCCGGGGCGGGCGCCGGAGCGGCGGCGGGCTTCTCGGCCGCCGGGGCGGGGGCCTGCGCGGGAGCGGCCGGAGCGGCGGCGGGAGCGGTGGTGGTCCCCGCGGCCCCCGCGGCCGCGGTACCCGCCGGAGCCGAGGCGGCAGCCGCCCCCGGCTTGTAGTCGGCGAAGAAGTCCCACCAGGCTCGGTCTACGGAATTCGGGTCCTGGAGGTACTGCTGATAGATCTCGTCGACGAGCCACTCGTTGGCACCGAACGACGCGGCAGGGTTCTTCCCCGCTTGGTCGGTGTCGGTCGAGATGCTCGAGTTACTGGGGGACTGTGGCGACACGGCGGCAACCGCCCTCTTCCGCTTCACAAGATGATGGACAGCGGGAATCAAGGCTACGCCCCCTGGACGGGGAAGGTCAGGTCGGGCCGGTGCAACGTCGTGCAAGTCACATCTGGAACCGTGTTTCGGGGCTTGAAATGGCGGGAAACAAGCGTGGTTCCGCTTAGCGAGGGAAGGGCGCGGCACGGCCCCTGGCGCCGATGGCGCGGGCCTGTGCCTGATCACACGTGTCCGTCAGCGCGGACGCCCGTGGATCTTGTGGCTCCGCTTCGAACTTTACGTCAACTTGCCACAGATGACAGTCCCGGAAGAGTGACAAGAATCCGGCAACCCCGCTCGGATTCGGCCACTCCGATCCGGCCCCCGTGCAGGTCCACCGCCCAGCGGGCGATCGCCAGGCCGAGCCCCGTGCCGCCGTCGCTGCCCGGCCCCTGCGGCCGCTTGGCGCTGCCGCGGTTGAACCGCTCGAAGACGCGGTGCCACTCCGACTTCGGAATGCCGGGGCCCTCGTCCAGGACCTCCAGCTCCAGCGACTCCGGCAGCGGGCCGCGCCGCGCCTTGACCGTCACCCGGCCGTGCGGCGGGCTGTGCTTGACCGCGTTGTCGATGAGGTTGGCGACGACCTGGTGGATGCGCTCCGGGTCCGCGTGCGCGGTCAACTCCGGTGGGTGGACGTCGAGGTGCAGATGGACGTCCGTACGGGTGTGACTGCCCGAGCCGGTGGCGATTCCCGCGCGCACCGAGGCGACCATGTTGGCCTCCTTCAGCACGCCCGACAGATACGGCCACACCTCGAACCGCCGCTGCTTCAGCGGGACGACGCCGTTGTCCAGGCGCGACAGGTCCAGCAGCGTCTCCACCAGCCGGCCGAGGCGCTCGGTCTGCTTCAGCGCCGTGCGCATGGTCTCCGGGTCGGCCTGCGTGACGCCGTCGACGATGTTCTCCAGCACCGCGCGCAGTCCCGCGATGGGCGTACGCAGCTCGTGCGAGACGTTCGCCACCAGCTCCTTGCGCTGGCTGTCCTGGGCCTCCAGCTCGTCGGCCATGGCGTTGATCGTCACGGCCAGGTCGCCCAGCTCGT contains these protein-coding regions:
- a CDS encoding sensor histidine kinase, with product MSGGPAARKNPGENPWGGVSPFSIKTKLGALVVISVLITTGLSVIAVHTKTELRFITVFSMIATLLITQFVAHSLTAPLDEMTAVARSISQGDYTRRTRENRRDELGDLAVTINAMADELEAQDSQRKELVANVSHELRTPIAGLRAVLENIVDGVTQADPETMRTALKQTERLGRLVETLLDLSRLDNGVVPLKQRRFEVWPYLSGVLKEANMVASVRAGIATGSGSHTRTDVHLHLDVHPPELTAHADPERIHQVVANLIDNAVKHSPPHGRVTVKARRGPLPESLELEVLDEGPGIPKSEWHRVFERFNRGSAKRPQGPGSDGGTGLGLAIARWAVDLHGGRIGVAESERGCRILVTLPGLSSVAS